The following are encoded together in the Girardinichthys multiradiatus isolate DD_20200921_A chromosome X, DD_fGirMul_XY1, whole genome shotgun sequence genome:
- the LOC124862425 gene encoding jupiter microtubule associated homolog 1-like: MTTTTTFQGLDPGSKSSSRVLRPPGGESNFSLGTDENATPQRKNKMASSIFAEPDDPHAHRRNNPPTGAPTGTLCGEPSAPLRRVQQPLLFPKNPQPELTTIHNSGAAMVWNQRREGENGQEQANDESPEDMEGEQEEPEQKETSQSPAPSGGANAAAGGRRNPPGGKSSLILG; this comes from the exons ATGACGACGACCACCACGTTTCAAGGGTTAGACCCCGGTTCTAAAAGCAGTtccag GGTACTACGACCGCCCGGTGGGGAGTCCAACTTCTCCCTTGGCACAGATGAAAACGCAACCCCCCAGCGCAAGAACAAGATGGCCTCTAGCATCTTCGCAGAACCCGATGACCCCCATGCTCATCGAAGGAACAACCCACCAA CTGGGGCACCTACAGGAACCCTGTGCGGAGAGCCCTCAGCCCCTCTGAGGAGGGTCCAGCAGCCTCTCCTCTTCCCCAAGAACCCCCAACCGGAGCTGACCACCATCCACAACTCTGGAGCCGCCATGGTCTGGAACCAGAGACGAGAG ggcGAGAACGGCCAGGAACAAGCAAACGACG AAAGTCCTGAAGACATGGAGGGGGAGCAGGAGGAGCCAGAGCAGAAGGAGACATCACAGTCCCCTGCCCCGTCGGGAGGTGCCAACGCTGCCGCAGGTGGCCGAAGAAACCCTCCCGGTGGCAAATCCAGCCTCATCCTGGGTTGA